Proteins co-encoded in one Paraburkholderia edwinii genomic window:
- a CDS encoding anti-sigma factor family protein has protein sequence MAHSDFTTDSPLTEADIQAFADGSLSPERAARVQRYLGAMPGEASRIAFYRRLNGQMQRSFLPQHASASASASASTAAGNSMEFGRRHSAPPGWRGRLQRVWRVMSGSVAQRIALIVLALCGWAGTAFVSDHQLNAAAVMSYAQWASASAQSTAQPPVPANRDPFSTEFAQLGWRLESVKTLRLGLIAEAQEFDYRNADGQPVVLLTTSAPLVFDRPRWMGHRVGEWRLLTWTENGMRYVLAGRADTHGLMRAADAATFR, from the coding sequence ATGGCGCACAGCGATTTCACCACCGACTCGCCGCTGACCGAAGCGGACATCCAGGCGTTTGCCGATGGGTCGCTGTCGCCCGAGCGCGCCGCGCGTGTGCAACGCTACCTGGGCGCGATGCCGGGCGAGGCAAGCCGGATCGCGTTCTATCGCCGGCTCAACGGGCAGATGCAGCGCTCGTTCTTGCCGCAGCACGCATCCGCGTCCGCGTCCGCTTCCGCTTCGACTGCCGCCGGGAATTCGATGGAGTTCGGGCGGCGCCACAGTGCGCCGCCTGGGTGGCGCGGCAGGCTGCAGCGTGTGTGGCGGGTCATGTCGGGCTCGGTCGCGCAGCGCATCGCCTTAATCGTGCTGGCCTTGTGCGGCTGGGCGGGCACTGCGTTCGTCTCCGATCATCAGTTGAATGCGGCCGCTGTGATGAGCTATGCGCAGTGGGCGTCGGCATCGGCGCAAAGCACCGCGCAGCCGCCGGTTCCGGCGAACCGCGATCCGTTCTCGACCGAGTTCGCGCAACTGGGCTGGCGGCTCGAATCGGTGAAAACGTTGCGGCTCGGCCTGATCGCGGAGGCGCAGGAATTCGACTACCGCAACGCGGATGGCCAGCCGGTCGTGCTGCTGACCACCAGTGCGCCGCTCGTCTTCGACCGGCCGCGCTGGATGGGCCACCGCGTCGGCGAATGGCGGCTGCTCACGTGGACCGAAAACGGCATGCGCTACGTGCTGGCGGGCCGCGCCGATACGCACGGCCTGATGCGGGCGGCCGACGCGGCGACGTTCCGCTAA
- a CDS encoding ABC transporter substrate-binding protein has protein sequence MKLLKNGLPGGLMLACAFALLSVAFAPPPAQAADAKTLRYGLEAQYPPFESKGPNGELQGFDIEIGDAVCKVAKLRCSWVETSFDGLIPALQGRKFDAINSAMNATEKRREAIDFTDIIYRVPSSLIARKDSGLLPTPESLKGKRVGVLQASIQETYAKVHWEPAGVMIVPYQDQNQVYADLRSGRLDGTLVLAPAGLTGFLARHEGKDFAFVGEPVRDDKILGSGIAFGIRKGDDALREQLNAAIGKIQADGTVKALARKYFGNIDVSAK, from the coding sequence ATGAAGCTGCTTAAAAACGGGTTGCCGGGCGGGTTGATGCTGGCGTGCGCATTCGCATTGCTAAGCGTGGCGTTCGCACCGCCGCCGGCGCAAGCCGCCGACGCGAAGACGCTGCGCTACGGTCTCGAAGCGCAGTATCCGCCGTTCGAATCGAAGGGGCCGAACGGCGAACTGCAGGGCTTCGATATCGAAATCGGCGACGCCGTCTGCAAGGTCGCGAAGCTCAGGTGCAGCTGGGTCGAGACGTCGTTCGACGGTCTGATTCCCGCGCTGCAGGGCCGCAAGTTCGATGCGATCAATTCGGCGATGAACGCGACCGAGAAGCGCCGCGAGGCGATCGACTTCACGGACATCATCTACCGCGTGCCGAGCTCGCTGATCGCGCGCAAGGACAGCGGCCTGCTGCCAACGCCCGAATCGCTGAAGGGCAAGCGCGTCGGCGTGCTGCAGGCGTCGATTCAGGAGACGTACGCGAAGGTGCACTGGGAGCCCGCCGGGGTGATGATCGTGCCGTATCAGGATCAGAACCAGGTGTATGCGGACCTGCGCTCGGGGCGCCTCGATGGCACGCTCGTGCTCGCGCCGGCCGGACTGACGGGCTTTCTGGCGCGTCACGAAGGCAAGGATTTCGCGTTCGTTGGCGAGCCGGTTCGCGACGACAAGATTCTCGGCAGCGGCATTGCCTTCGGCATTCGCAAGGGCGACGACGCGTTGCGCGAACAGCTGAATGCCGCCATCGGGAAAATCCAGGCGGATGGCACGGTGAAGGCGCTTGCGCGGAAGTACTTCGGGAATATCGACGTGTCGGCGAAATAG